The Anguilla rostrata isolate EN2019 chromosome 18, ASM1855537v3, whole genome shotgun sequence genome has a window encoding:
- the tbxtb gene encoding T-box transcription factor T, protein MASSTSECPGKSIQYRVDHLLSAVENELQAGSEKGDPTERELKVSLDERELWQKFKELTNEMIVTKNGRRMFPVLKVSVSGLDPNAMYSFLLDFVAADNHRWKYVNGEWVPGGKPEPQAPSCVYIHPDSPNFGAHWMKAPVSFSKVKLTNKLNGGGQIMLNSLHKYEPRIHIVRVGGPQRMITSHSFPETQFIAVTAYQNEEITALKIKYNPFAKAFLDAKERTDHKDIMDDVGDNQQSGYSQLGGWFIPSTGSLCPPANPHPQFGGSLSLSSSPHGCDRYSTLRNTRSAPYPSPYTHRNPSPTSYTDNSSACLSMLPAHENWSGLQMPTHSSMLSMGHSTSSSTTSTQYPSLWSVGNSSATPVSQSAGMSTAFSSSFLRGSTSHYPGLSHPGTVPPSGSPLYDSTVPTDLHDVSQYDISPHARLATAWTPITPPSL, encoded by the exons ATGGCATCCAGTACCAGCGAATGCCCCGGGAAAAGTATCCAGTACCGAGTTGACCATCTCCTGAGCGCAGTTGAAAACGAATTACAGGCGGGGAGCGAGAAGGGAGACCCCACTGAAAGAGAGCTCAAAGTCAGTCTGGACGAAAGGGAACTGTGGCAGAAATTTAAGGAACTCACCAATGAGATGATTGTAACCAAGAACGGCAG GCGGATGTTTCCAGTACTGAAGGTGAGCGTATCGGGACTGGATCCAAACGCTATGTACTCATTCCTGCTGGATTTCGTGGCAGCAGACAATCACAGGTGGAAATACGTTAACGGGGAGTGGGTCCCTGGAGGAAAACCAGAACCACAGGCCCCCAGCTGCGTGTACATCCACCCAGACTCGCCAAATTTCGGAGCGCACTGGATGAAAGCCCCTGTTTCCTTCAGTAAAGTCAAATTAACCAACAAACTCAACGGAGGCGGACAG ATCATGTTGAACTCCCTCCATAAGTATGAGCCCCGTATCCACATAGTGCGCGTCGGCGGCCCGCAGCGGATGATCACGAGCCACTCTTTCCCAGAGACACAGTTCATCGCTGTCACCGCGTACCAGAACGAGGAG ATCACTGCACTTAAGATCAAATACAACCCCTTTGCCAAAGCTTTTTTGGACGCTAAGGAAAG AACTGATCATAAGGACATTATGGATGACGTTGGGGACAACCAACAATCTGGATATTCCCAAT tAGGTGGGTGGTTCATTCCTAGTACAGGATCTCTCTGCCCCCCAGCGAACCCTCACCCCCAATTTGGAGGATCCCTGTCCCTGTCTTCCTCCCCACACGGCTGCGATCGCTACTCTACCCTGAGGAATACCCGCTCTGCACCGTACCCCAGCCCCTACACCCACAGAAACCCATCGCCAA CCAGTTACACAGACAACTCATCAGCCTGCCTGTCCATGCTGCCTGCTCATGAGAACTGGTCCGGCCTGCAGATGCCCACCCACTCCAGCATGCTGTCCATGGGtcacagcaccagctccagcacCACCTCAAC GCAATACCCCAGCCTGTGGTCAGTGGGTAACTCCTCTGCCACCCCAGTGTCCCAGTCTGCCGGGATGTCCACTGCGTTCAGCTCTTCTTTCCTACGAGGCTCCACCAGCCACTACCCAGGCCTGTCCCATCCCGGCACAGTGCCCCCCTCTGGCTCCCCGCTGTATGACAGCACTGTCCCAACGGACTTGCACGACGTGTCCCAGTACGACATCTCGCCCCATGCCCgcctagcaaccgcctggaCCCCCATCACTCCCCCCTCCTTGTAG